A portion of the Sabethes cyaneus chromosome 3, idSabCyanKW18_F2, whole genome shotgun sequence genome contains these proteins:
- the LOC128741861 gene encoding probable ATP-dependent RNA helicase DHX34 isoform X3: MSYPRHRKSDKYDRDWDRKESTKSQGYEKDRDDRRNEEDWDWEESTTSRGHEKDSDGFAEDRKRRAEWSRSVEFGFRKRKFRDGSESPEKSHSQKSDTEEGDNRRNGREWDCEEPTTSRGHAKDHDDRRNERDWGQQEPTTISLGKGFVEDRKRRAEWSSSLECGFRRRKYRDCPESPEKSNPQKKDRDDNRNERDWDWERPTTSRGHEKDRDDRRNEQDWDWDKSRTSRGHEKDRDDERNNRDWNRQEPTAKGKGFTENRKTRVESSSSLEFGFRESPEKSNSQKSEIEETNLINFSFLNHKSELNRVLLGYCSRDQLVKDHNDFWLFLNKYEALLKRSGQCILPQPLDESELRNDEMMQSQYNKAYTLPMTFSIPFEELYSRLPQSEKGRIISPFKLKQFLQIVLHYLDFRQKERFDKLRKLRNAQANLPVAKYRDEIVSAVQNEKVVILAGDTGCGKSTQVPQYLHHAGFKKIACTQPRRIACISLSKRVAHEMLCEYGTEVGYQIRFERTKSTHTNILFITEGLLLRQLAAEETLSQYSVIILDEIHERHLHGDFLLGITKCLIRARPDVKLVLMSATINIKLFGDYFADENVHIIEVPGRLFPIKLHYMPQVQDIAVSAGTNKTKQKTSNRISPDPYLQILQMIDQKYPPSEKGDVLIFLSGLNEITTIVDAAKEYAEKAKNWIILPLHSTLSIAEQDKVFDYAPEGMRKCIISTNIAETSVTIDGIRFVVDSGKVKEMSYDPTTKMQRLKEFWISKASAEQRKGRAGRTGPGICYRLYSEKQFYDFDPFTTAEILKVPLESLLLQMISMGLPDARLFPFVEPPLAASIENAITNLKQHEALTANEKLTPLGIALAKIPVDIGIGKMLLMGCVFQQLQPVLTLAAALSVQTPFTNRAFRDAECERALRTLESDHGDPITLLNAYKEWLELKQSSNHYRRDEERQNTKSWCRRRGLEEQRFYEITKLRNQFQELLQDCGLMENSSGSENMTSAERAIRHGEMKQLRQLRKAHRMEAPRRRQLLKSDPWGLGDDEEDDGKIDIRDVEFRMKLDSSKLQNLVSGATACNYRDLMTLKLILVSGLYPQVAIADDYNYCKGPSEQFFHTQTKPYATLHPMGFFANNVQVLQLTENDIIEKTGLYKSRQPLSSSHQILCYLTLLETNKTYLMNTLRMPAAQTLLLFGHTVDTNLTFSRLICDSWLCLDFPSPETGQVLLYKASKLKRLWNQLLVEKLKVLTVTADEELTKSQREKSIEQMNSELWHDLAQFMNTEVCYTIKRLLPADVKTMYKGPAVTEPVDLDPNPFAEDFVPIQNDVKGGMHITENIIYGCVTETEWSMQMYDDIISNDWECTECTCTYNLTGLQKLQHQIVCKPKPTIETKSQPQEPATSGKLKPNSKKYDCPKCETTLYLTVLEILRHKKTCSRTVEPGVDCPSANIEPG; the protein is encoded by the exons ATGAGTTATCCAAGGCACCGTAAATCGGATAAATATGATCGCGACTGGGACCGGAAAGAATCCACAAAGTCACAAGGTTATGAAAAGGATCGCGATGACAGGCGAAATGAAGAAGATTGGGACTGGGAGGAATCCACAACTTCACGAGGTCATGAAAAGGATAGCGATG GCTTTGCAGAAGATCGTAAAAGACGTGCAGAATGGTCGAGAAGTGTGGAGTTTGGTTTTCGGAAAAGGAAATTTCGAGATGGTTCCGAAAGTCCTGAAAAGTCACATTCACAGAAGAGCGACACAGAAGAAGGCGATAATAGACGAAATGGACGAGAGTGGGACTGTGAGGAACCCACAACTTCACGAGGTCATGCAAAAGATCACGACGATAGGCGAAATGAGCGAGATTGGGGCCAGCAAGAACCCACAACTATAAGTTTGGGTAAAGGCTTTGTAGAAGATCGTAAGAGACGCGCAGAATGGTCAAGCAGTCTGGAGTGTGGTTTTCGGAGAAGGAAATATCGAGATTGTCCCGAAAGTCCTGAAAAGTCAAATCCACAGAAGAAGGATCGCGATGACAATCGAAATGAACGAGACTGGGACTGGGAGAGACCCACAACTTCACGAGGTCATGAAAAAGATCGCGACGATAGGCGAAATGAACAAGATTGGGACTGGGATAAATCCAGAACTTCACGAGGTCATGAAAAAGATCGCGATGATGAGCGAAATAACCGAGATTGGAACCGGCAAGAACCCACAGCTAAGGGTAAAGGCTTTACAGAAAATCGTAAAACACGTGTAGAATCGTCAAGCAGTTTGGAGTTTGGTTTTCGGGAAAGTCCTGAAAAGTCAAATTCACAGAAGAGTGAAATAGAAGAAactaatttgataaatttttcatttctcaaTCATAAAAGTGAATTGAACCGAGTGCTTCTTGGTTACTGTAGTCGCGATCAACTTGTGAAAGATCACAAcgatttttggttatttttgaatAAATATGAAGCTTTACTGAAAAGAAGTGGTCAATGCATTTTGCCACAACCGTTGGATGAATCTGAACTGAGAAACGACGAAATGATGCAATCGCAATACAACAAAGCATACACACTTCCTATGACATTTAGTATCCCATTCGAAGAGTTGTACAGCAGACTACCACAATCTGAAAAAGGCAGGATTATTAGTCCCTTCAAGTTAAAACAGTTTTTGCAGATTGTGCTGCATTATCTTGACTTTCGGCAAAAGGAACGGTTCGATAAGTTGCGAAAGCTGCGAAACGCTCAAGCCAATCTCCCAGTAGCGAAGTACCGAGACGAGATCGTCTCAGCCGTTCAGAATGAAAAGGTTGTAATCCTTGCCGGCGATACGGGATGTGGAAAATCCACTCAGGTGCCGCAGTATTTGCATCACGCTGGTTTCAAGAAAATTGCTTGCACACAACCAAGGCGTATCGCTTGCATATCTCTATCTAAGCGAGTAGCTCATGAGATGCTCTGTGAGTACGGTACAGAGGTCGGCTATCAGATTCGGTTTGAAAGAACGAAATCTACACACACTAATATTTTGTTTATAACTGAAGGACTTCTGCTTCGGCAGCTGGCGGCAGAGGAAACACTTTCCCAGTATTCCGTCATTATACTGGATGAAATACACGAGAGACATTTGCATGGGGACTTTCTTCTTGGCATAACCAAGTGTCTGATCCGTGCACGGCCAGATGTAAAGCTGGTTTTAATGTCCGCtacaataaatattaaattgtttGGAGACTACTTTGCTGACGAGAATGTGCATATTATAGAAGTTCCTGGTCGATTGTTTCCGATCAAATTACATTATATGCCACAAGTCCAAGATATCGCTGTTTCGGCAGGCACAAACAAAACTAAGCAGAAAACTAGCAATCGTATCAGTCCCGATCCATATCTGCAGATATTGCAGATGATCGATCAGAAGTATCCACCGTCGGAGAAAGGGGATGTTCTAATTTTTCTCAGTGGTTTGAATGAGATCACGACCATCGTGGATGCTGCCAAAGAATACGCCGAGAAGGCTAAGAATTGGATCATTCTACCACTGCACAGCACACTTTCGATTGCCGAACAAGATAAGGTGTTTGACTACGCTCCGGAAGGAATGCGAAAATGCATCATTTCTACTAACATTGCTGAAACGTCGGTAACCATAGATGGCATTCGATTCGTTGTGGATTCTGGTAAGGTCAAAGAAATGAGCTACGATCCGACTACCAAAATGCAACGCCTGAAGGAGTTTTGGATTTCGAAGGCTTCCGCCGAGCAGCGCAAGGGCAGAGCCGGACGTACGGGACCCGGAATTTGCTATCGGTTGTATTCGGAGAAACAGTTTTACGATTTTGATCCTTTTACTACTGCTGAAATTTTAAAAGTACCATTAGAATCGCTATTGCTGCAAATGATTTCGATGGGTCTGCCCGATGCGAGGTTGTTTCCGTTTGTGGAGCCGCCTTTAGCGGCAAGCATAGAAAATGCTATTACGAATTTAAAACAACAT GAGGCGTTAACAGCGAATGAAAAGCTCACGCCTTTGGGAATAGCGTTGGCCAAAATTCCCGTGGATATTGGAATCGGGAAGATGCTACTGATGGGATGTGTTTTTCAGCAACTGCAACCGGTTCTCACTCTAGCTGCTGCTTTGAGCGTTCAAACACCATTCACTAATCGAGCTTTTCGTGACGCTGAGTGTGAG CGTGCCCTACGAACCCTTGAGTCGGACCATGGCGATCCGATTACTCTGTTAAATGCATACAAAGAATGGTTAGAGCTTAAGCAATCTAGTAACCACTATCGGAGAGATGAGGAGAGACAAAATACAAAAAGTTGGTGCCGCAGACGGGGACTCGAGGAACAGCGGTTCTATGAAATTACCAAACTTCGCAATCAGTTTCAAGAGTTGCTTCAGGACTGCGGTCTAATGGAAAATTCTAGTGGTTCTGAAAATATGACCAGCGCCGAACGTGCCATCCGTCACGGTGAGATGAAGCAGCTGAGACAACTGCGAAAGGCGCATAGAATGGAAGCTCCCAGGAGACGACAACTGCTAAAATCGGATCCCTGGGGGTTGGGAGACGATGAAGAGGATGATGGCAAAATTGACATCAGAGATGTTGAGTTTCGCATGAAGCTCGATTCGTCTAAACTGCAAAACTTGGTCAGCGGTGCAACGGCTTGCAATTATAGGGATTTAATGACTCTCAAATTGATTCTAGTTAGTGGGTTGTATCCACAGGTTGCGATCGCCGATGACTACAACTATTGCAAG GGACCCAGCGAACAATTCTTCCATACGCAAACCAAACCTTATGCGACGCTTCATCCAATGGGATTTTTTGCCAATAATGTACAAGTATTACAGCTCACTGAAAATGATATCATCGAAAAAACGGGATTATATAAATCTCGGCAACCCCTGAGCTCCAGTCACCAAATTCTCTGCTACCTGACCTTACTGGAAACCAATAAAACTTATCTGATGAACACCCTGCGCATGCCGGCAGCTCAAACACTGTTGCTTTTTGGTCACACCGTTGATACCAATTTGACCTTTTCGCGACTAATCTGTGATTCGTGGCTATGCTTAGATTTCCCTTCTCCTGAAACCGGCCAGGTGTTGCTGTATAAAGCATCGAAACTTAAACGCCTATGGAACCAATTGCTAGTGGAGAAGCTAAAAG TTCTAACGGTGACTGCAGATGAAGAACTAACCAAGTCTCAACGGGAGAAGTCAATTGAACAGATGAATTCCGAACTTTGGCATGATCTTGCACAATTCATGAATACTGAAGTGTGCTATACTATCAAAAGGTTGCTTCCAGCGGATGTCAAAACAATGTACAAAGGTCCCGCGGTAACTGAACCAGTGGATCTGGATCCTAACCCCTTTGCGGAGGACTTTGTTCCCATACAAAACGATGTCAAGGGAGGCATGCATATTACAGAGAATATTATATATGGATG TGTAACAGAGACAGAATGGAGTATGCAAATGTATGACGATATAATATCCAACGACTGGGAGTGTACTGAATGTACCTGTACATACAATTTAACAGGGCTGCAAAAGTTGCAACACCAAATAG TTTGTAAACCCAAACCTACCATAGAGACCAAATCCCAGCCACAAGAACCTGCCACGAGTGGCAAATTGAAACCGAACTCGAAAAAATACGATTGTCCAAAATGTGAGACTACACTCTATCTCACAGTGCTTGAAATCTTGAGACATAAGAAAACGTGCAGCAGAACGGTAGAGCCCGGAGTCGATTGTCCGAGTGCTAACATtgagcccggataa
- the LOC128741861 gene encoding probable ATP-dependent RNA helicase DHX34 isoform X2: MSYPRHRKSDKYDRDWDRKESTKSQGYEKDRDDRRNEEDWDWEESTTSRGHEKDSDGKGFAEDRKRRAEWSRSVEFGFRKRKFRDGSESPEKSHSQKSDTEEGDNRRNGREWDCEEPTTSRGHAKDHDDRRNERDWGQQEPTTISLGKGFVEDRKRRAEWSSSLECGFRRRKYRDCPESPEKSNPQKKDRDDNRNERDWDWERPTTSRGHEKDRDDRRNEQDWDWDKSRTSRGHEKDRDDERNNRDWNRQEPTAKGKGFTENRKTRVESSSSLEFGFRESPEKSNSQKSEIEETNLINFSFLNHKSELNRVLLGYCSRDQLVKDHNDFWLFLNKYEALLKRSGQCILPQPLDESELRNDEMMQSQYNKAYTLPMTFSIPFEELYSRLPQSEKGRIISPFKLKQFLQIVLHYLDFRQKERFDKLRKLRNAQANLPVAKYRDEIVSAVQNEKVVILAGDTGCGKSTQVPQYLHHAGFKKIACTQPRRIACISLSKRVAHEMLCEYGTEVGYQIRFERTKSTHTNILFITEGLLLRQLAAEETLSQYSVIILDEIHERHLHGDFLLGITKCLIRARPDVKLVLMSATINIKLFGDYFADENVHIIEVPGRLFPIKLHYMPQVQDIAVSAGTNKTKQKTSNRISPDPYLQILQMIDQKYPPSEKGDVLIFLSGLNEITTIVDAAKEYAEKAKNWIILPLHSTLSIAEQDKVFDYAPEGMRKCIISTNIAETSVTIDGIRFVVDSGKVKEMSYDPTTKMQRLKEFWISKASAEQRKGRAGRTGPGICYRLYSEKQFYDFDPFTTAEILKVPLESLLLQMISMGLPDARLFPFVEPPLAASIENAITNLKQHEALTANEKLTPLGIALAKIPVDIGIGKMLLMGCVFQQLQPVLTLAAALSVQTPFTNRAFRDAECERALRTLESDHGDPITLLNAYKEWLELKQSSNHYRRDEERQNTKSWCRRRGLEEQRFYEITKLRNQFQELLQDCGLMENSSGSENMTSAERAIRHGEMKQLRQLRKAHRMEAPRRRQLLKSDPWGLGDDEEDDGKIDIRDVEFRMKLDSSKLQNLVSGATACNYRDLMTLKLILVSGLYPQVAIADDYNYCKGPSEQFFHTQTKPYATLHPMGFFANNVQVLQLTENDIIEKTGLYKSRQPLSSSHQILCYLTLLETNKTYLMNTLRMPAAQTLLLFGHTVDTNLTFSRLICDSWLCLDFPSPETGQVLLYKASKLKRLWNQLLVEKLKVLTVTADEELTKSQREKSIEQMNSELWHDLAQFMNTEVCYTIKRLLPADVKTMYKGPAVTEPVDLDPNPFAEDFVPIQNDVKGGMHITENIIYGCVTETEWSMQMYDDIISNDWECTECTCTYNLTGLQKLQHQIVCKPKPTIETKSQPQEPATSGKLKPNSKKYDCPKCETTLYLTVLEILRHKKTCSRTVEPGVDCPSANIEPG; encoded by the exons ATGAGTTATCCAAGGCACCGTAAATCGGATAAATATGATCGCGACTGGGACCGGAAAGAATCCACAAAGTCACAAGGTTATGAAAAGGATCGCGATGACAGGCGAAATGAAGAAGATTGGGACTGGGAGGAATCCACAACTTCACGAGGTCATGAAAAGGATAGCGATG GTAAAGGCTTTGCAGAAGATCGTAAAAGACGTGCAGAATGGTCGAGAAGTGTGGAGTTTGGTTTTCGGAAAAGGAAATTTCGAGATGGTTCCGAAAGTCCTGAAAAGTCACATTCACAGAAGAGCGACACAGAAGAAGGCGATAATAGACGAAATGGACGAGAGTGGGACTGTGAGGAACCCACAACTTCACGAGGTCATGCAAAAGATCACGACGATAGGCGAAATGAGCGAGATTGGGGCCAGCAAGAACCCACAACTATAAGTTTGGGTAAAGGCTTTGTAGAAGATCGTAAGAGACGCGCAGAATGGTCAAGCAGTCTGGAGTGTGGTTTTCGGAGAAGGAAATATCGAGATTGTCCCGAAAGTCCTGAAAAGTCAAATCCACAGAAGAAGGATCGCGATGACAATCGAAATGAACGAGACTGGGACTGGGAGAGACCCACAACTTCACGAGGTCATGAAAAAGATCGCGACGATAGGCGAAATGAACAAGATTGGGACTGGGATAAATCCAGAACTTCACGAGGTCATGAAAAAGATCGCGATGATGAGCGAAATAACCGAGATTGGAACCGGCAAGAACCCACAGCTAAGGGTAAAGGCTTTACAGAAAATCGTAAAACACGTGTAGAATCGTCAAGCAGTTTGGAGTTTGGTTTTCGGGAAAGTCCTGAAAAGTCAAATTCACAGAAGAGTGAAATAGAAGAAactaatttgataaatttttcatttctcaaTCATAAAAGTGAATTGAACCGAGTGCTTCTTGGTTACTGTAGTCGCGATCAACTTGTGAAAGATCACAAcgatttttggttatttttgaatAAATATGAAGCTTTACTGAAAAGAAGTGGTCAATGCATTTTGCCACAACCGTTGGATGAATCTGAACTGAGAAACGACGAAATGATGCAATCGCAATACAACAAAGCATACACACTTCCTATGACATTTAGTATCCCATTCGAAGAGTTGTACAGCAGACTACCACAATCTGAAAAAGGCAGGATTATTAGTCCCTTCAAGTTAAAACAGTTTTTGCAGATTGTGCTGCATTATCTTGACTTTCGGCAAAAGGAACGGTTCGATAAGTTGCGAAAGCTGCGAAACGCTCAAGCCAATCTCCCAGTAGCGAAGTACCGAGACGAGATCGTCTCAGCCGTTCAGAATGAAAAGGTTGTAATCCTTGCCGGCGATACGGGATGTGGAAAATCCACTCAGGTGCCGCAGTATTTGCATCACGCTGGTTTCAAGAAAATTGCTTGCACACAACCAAGGCGTATCGCTTGCATATCTCTATCTAAGCGAGTAGCTCATGAGATGCTCTGTGAGTACGGTACAGAGGTCGGCTATCAGATTCGGTTTGAAAGAACGAAATCTACACACACTAATATTTTGTTTATAACTGAAGGACTTCTGCTTCGGCAGCTGGCGGCAGAGGAAACACTTTCCCAGTATTCCGTCATTATACTGGATGAAATACACGAGAGACATTTGCATGGGGACTTTCTTCTTGGCATAACCAAGTGTCTGATCCGTGCACGGCCAGATGTAAAGCTGGTTTTAATGTCCGCtacaataaatattaaattgtttGGAGACTACTTTGCTGACGAGAATGTGCATATTATAGAAGTTCCTGGTCGATTGTTTCCGATCAAATTACATTATATGCCACAAGTCCAAGATATCGCTGTTTCGGCAGGCACAAACAAAACTAAGCAGAAAACTAGCAATCGTATCAGTCCCGATCCATATCTGCAGATATTGCAGATGATCGATCAGAAGTATCCACCGTCGGAGAAAGGGGATGTTCTAATTTTTCTCAGTGGTTTGAATGAGATCACGACCATCGTGGATGCTGCCAAAGAATACGCCGAGAAGGCTAAGAATTGGATCATTCTACCACTGCACAGCACACTTTCGATTGCCGAACAAGATAAGGTGTTTGACTACGCTCCGGAAGGAATGCGAAAATGCATCATTTCTACTAACATTGCTGAAACGTCGGTAACCATAGATGGCATTCGATTCGTTGTGGATTCTGGTAAGGTCAAAGAAATGAGCTACGATCCGACTACCAAAATGCAACGCCTGAAGGAGTTTTGGATTTCGAAGGCTTCCGCCGAGCAGCGCAAGGGCAGAGCCGGACGTACGGGACCCGGAATTTGCTATCGGTTGTATTCGGAGAAACAGTTTTACGATTTTGATCCTTTTACTACTGCTGAAATTTTAAAAGTACCATTAGAATCGCTATTGCTGCAAATGATTTCGATGGGTCTGCCCGATGCGAGGTTGTTTCCGTTTGTGGAGCCGCCTTTAGCGGCAAGCATAGAAAATGCTATTACGAATTTAAAACAACAT GAGGCGTTAACAGCGAATGAAAAGCTCACGCCTTTGGGAATAGCGTTGGCCAAAATTCCCGTGGATATTGGAATCGGGAAGATGCTACTGATGGGATGTGTTTTTCAGCAACTGCAACCGGTTCTCACTCTAGCTGCTGCTTTGAGCGTTCAAACACCATTCACTAATCGAGCTTTTCGTGACGCTGAGTGTGAG CGTGCCCTACGAACCCTTGAGTCGGACCATGGCGATCCGATTACTCTGTTAAATGCATACAAAGAATGGTTAGAGCTTAAGCAATCTAGTAACCACTATCGGAGAGATGAGGAGAGACAAAATACAAAAAGTTGGTGCCGCAGACGGGGACTCGAGGAACAGCGGTTCTATGAAATTACCAAACTTCGCAATCAGTTTCAAGAGTTGCTTCAGGACTGCGGTCTAATGGAAAATTCTAGTGGTTCTGAAAATATGACCAGCGCCGAACGTGCCATCCGTCACGGTGAGATGAAGCAGCTGAGACAACTGCGAAAGGCGCATAGAATGGAAGCTCCCAGGAGACGACAACTGCTAAAATCGGATCCCTGGGGGTTGGGAGACGATGAAGAGGATGATGGCAAAATTGACATCAGAGATGTTGAGTTTCGCATGAAGCTCGATTCGTCTAAACTGCAAAACTTGGTCAGCGGTGCAACGGCTTGCAATTATAGGGATTTAATGACTCTCAAATTGATTCTAGTTAGTGGGTTGTATCCACAGGTTGCGATCGCCGATGACTACAACTATTGCAAG GGACCCAGCGAACAATTCTTCCATACGCAAACCAAACCTTATGCGACGCTTCATCCAATGGGATTTTTTGCCAATAATGTACAAGTATTACAGCTCACTGAAAATGATATCATCGAAAAAACGGGATTATATAAATCTCGGCAACCCCTGAGCTCCAGTCACCAAATTCTCTGCTACCTGACCTTACTGGAAACCAATAAAACTTATCTGATGAACACCCTGCGCATGCCGGCAGCTCAAACACTGTTGCTTTTTGGTCACACCGTTGATACCAATTTGACCTTTTCGCGACTAATCTGTGATTCGTGGCTATGCTTAGATTTCCCTTCTCCTGAAACCGGCCAGGTGTTGCTGTATAAAGCATCGAAACTTAAACGCCTATGGAACCAATTGCTAGTGGAGAAGCTAAAAG TTCTAACGGTGACTGCAGATGAAGAACTAACCAAGTCTCAACGGGAGAAGTCAATTGAACAGATGAATTCCGAACTTTGGCATGATCTTGCACAATTCATGAATACTGAAGTGTGCTATACTATCAAAAGGTTGCTTCCAGCGGATGTCAAAACAATGTACAAAGGTCCCGCGGTAACTGAACCAGTGGATCTGGATCCTAACCCCTTTGCGGAGGACTTTGTTCCCATACAAAACGATGTCAAGGGAGGCATGCATATTACAGAGAATATTATATATGGATG TGTAACAGAGACAGAATGGAGTATGCAAATGTATGACGATATAATATCCAACGACTGGGAGTGTACTGAATGTACCTGTACATACAATTTAACAGGGCTGCAAAAGTTGCAACACCAAATAG TTTGTAAACCCAAACCTACCATAGAGACCAAATCCCAGCCACAAGAACCTGCCACGAGTGGCAAATTGAAACCGAACTCGAAAAAATACGATTGTCCAAAATGTGAGACTACACTCTATCTCACAGTGCTTGAAATCTTGAGACATAAGAAAACGTGCAGCAGAACGGTAGAGCCCGGAGTCGATTGTCCGAGTGCTAACATtgagcccggataa